The sequence AGCTGATATTGATCCTCCCGATTGGTCGCCAAGGGCCGGGGCAGTATACGCTTCCTTGGGACGGAACCATGCACGAAGGTACGGTCCCGTTTGCCGGCAAGTACCAGCTGGAGCTCTTCTTCGGCGAAGAATACGCCGCCAAGTTCTGGTTCTTGTGTCGTCCGCGCGACATGGCTCCTTAAGCCGCTGTGACAAAATGGCTTGGCTTGTCCGTCGTCGGCTTCTGCAGACGCGACGACGGCCCTCCTGTCAAATTCTGTGACTCGGGCACGGAGAATGCGACAATAATTGTATAAGTTGCGGGCCGCGCTGCCGTCACCGGTGGGAACCCGGCCCGACAGACGTGCGTTTGTGACATGAGGCTCCACGACGCCGGGAAGGGTGCCGTTCGGGCGCCAGGGAGGAACAAAAAACCTCTTGTTTTTGGGGTGGAATTCGTGATATAAGTAACGAGATTCGGCCGGAAACCCGCCGGGAACAGGGCCGAACAAAAGGATGCATGATGTTGCGCTTTGGTGTCATCGGGGTGTCGGTGCGATCGGGCGGCAACATCCCGCTGTTGGAGGCGTTGACGGTTCCCGAAGCGGAGAAGCGTGAACGGCTGGCGGCGTTGAAGGAGTCCTGTGGGTTCCGCGAAGTGGTGCCGCTGTACACCTGCAACCGATCCGAATTCTACTACATCGCGGACAGTGGTGCCGGGATTGCGTACCGCAACCGCCTGCTCGATTTCTTCCTGAGTGGGCGTGAACGGGTGGCATTCGAGCCCGCCGAGATCAGTTCCCTGACGGCATTCCGCGCGTTGCGCCATCTCTACCGGGTCACATCCTCTTTGGATTCGATGGTGGTGGGGGAGGCGCAGATTCTCGGCCAGGTCAAGGAGGCGGTCGCTTTCGCGGAAGAAGCGGGGCTGTCCGGGCCGGAGTTGAGTGCGGTGTTCGCCGACGCCTTCCGGGTCGCCAGGAAGATTCGCCGCGAGACACCGATCGGCCAGTATGCCGTGTCGATGGTGAATCTGCTGCTGGACACGATTTCGGGCCGGGTGTCACAGCGTCCGCATCCCCGTGTGGTCATCGTCGGCGTCGGGCCGATGAGCATCAAGTTGGGGGCGCACCTGCGCGATGCCGGCGCGACGACGATGCTCTTCGTGAATCGCACCAAGGCGCGGGCGGATGAACTGGCCGCGCGTTTCGGCGGCGCTTCGCTCTCGCTGGAGGAGTTTCTGGCGGCGCCTCCTGCACATGACGTTCTGTTCACATCGACCGGCTCGGAGCGGCCGATCTTCACGCGTGCCTTCGGTGAACGGCTGATCGGGCTTCGTGGGAGCGTCGACCCTGGCGTTCTGATCATCGACTTGGCTGTCCCGCGGGACGTCGATCCCGTCATCGGCGACTTGGCAGGTATCACCTATCTGGACATCCCACATTTCCGCTCCATCGCCGACCACAATCGCCGCGAGCGCTTTCACGCCGTCGACGCCGCCGAACGCATGATTGATCAGGCCATCGGCCGCGCCCACAAGCTGAACGCCCAACGTGAATTCAAACCGGTGTTGTCGTCCTCCCTCAATGAGTCGCTGGCCTTCGCGGAATCCGGCATGCGACGCCTGTTTGCCAGTCGCCTGGCGCACCTACCCGACACCGACCGCGATGCCATTGCCCACTGGGTCCGGCAGTTGGTGCAGTATAGCAACCAACTGCCCCTTGCCGCCC comes from Candidatus Zixiibacteriota bacterium and encodes:
- the hemA gene encoding glutamyl-tRNA reductase, coding for MMLRFGVIGVSVRSGGNIPLLEALTVPEAEKRERLAALKESCGFREVVPLYTCNRSEFYYIADSGAGIAYRNRLLDFFLSGRERVAFEPAEISSLTAFRALRHLYRVTSSLDSMVVGEAQILGQVKEAVAFAEEAGLSGPELSAVFADAFRVARKIRRETPIGQYAVSMVNLLLDTISGRVSQRPHPRVVIVGVGPMSIKLGAHLRDAGATTMLFVNRTKARADELAARFGGASLSLEEFLAAPPAHDVLFTSTGSERPIFTRAFGERLIGLRGSVDPGVLIIDLAVPRDVDPVIGDLAGITYLDIPHFRSIADHNRRERFHAVDAAERMIDQAIGRAHKLNAQREFKPVLSSSLNESLAFAESGMRRLFASRLAHLPDTDRDAIAHWVRQLVQYSNQLPLAALAEQADIARSECALLAGYDCVEERADEDGDPDHSVAHRCAVREGGTCLGLIGDPLNNT